The Ipomoea triloba cultivar NCNSP0323 chromosome 4, ASM357664v1 DNA segment CCTGAGATTAAGATAACAATAGATGTCATATTAGAAGCAAAAGGTATATGCAAAATGCAAGTGTAATCTGTATTAATATCTAGAATAGAATATAAACCCTGCACACTTATTGACATGCACAAGTTTACTTACTTCTTCAGCCTCTCGTCGACGTCGCTTAGTTTCTTCTAACTCTTCCTCATCAAGTTCTTTATAGCCTCCCCCACGACCCCCTCTGTACATATAAACCAAAAAAACTACACTCAGTACATATGAACTCCAAATTGCCatgtcaaaaattataattttaaatatttaaaaaaaattattgaaaagtgGCCAATTCagaatttattttcttgtttaatttattgtttatgtTATAAAATGCTGACATGCAATGCCACAACAGATACTACCATGTCAATGTTACATCGCTGACACGACACATCGACATTTCTGATGGGGTTAGTAAATAGTAATTGTCCTAAATTTTATCAATTCCAAAAGTAAAAGGAAAACATTAACCAAAATCAGTTACAGGGAATAAATACTATAGTACAAGGACCTTCCAAGTATTTAGACCCCTTGTATGCCTCCTGCTGCCTTCAGAAGGTCTTGGAATATGAAAATGGAAATATGTGAATTAAAAGCAATTTAGTTTTGGATCTAAAATCAGTAACTTTATAGGAGATGGATGGGTCTTCATTCAGATCCAGGACATAAGAATCCAATGCTGAAAAATGCagtaatatttaatacaaaCCCCACAGACAACCTATGACATCAGTAGATAATGAATATACCATAACTCTCAAGGCTCCAAAATCACCATTATAATTGACTATTAATGAATAGTAAGTTATCATTACCAATCAAGCTCAAAAAATATTCCAATTCAATTTATCTTTAACTCAAAACTCTTCTCTTGCTTAAACTCCTTTTGCAGAATCCAGTGTTCAATTTTAATATCTTCCATAAATTAAAAGAGATTGTGTACTAATTTTTATGATAGCCAAAGGgcataaaagtttatttttttttaaaaaaaaaaaaattcagactATCAGATATTCAGCCAACTCATCAATCCAGGAGCCAATTTTATCAGATAAAGAAAAACTTTCCAATCCTTCAGGTATCAAATGAGACCACATCTTCCCGTGAGACCCTTCGTAAATGCACACAGACTAGATTGTGTGCCcagcatgaatgcacacaatctaccctATGTGCATTCGTGTAGTAGCTTGTGTGCATTTACGAAGGGTCTCCCAGGAATAGGTGGGTGCACTTGAAAAGTTGAACATTAGCCTATATATATGCTCAGAATCTCAAATCACTACAAAGTTCAACGCATTAATGATTAACCATCAGATACCTCACACCACCCTCATTGTGACCAGGCTTGTTGGTGTTGCAGATGTTACATTTCAAGCGCTTAGCCCAATTGATGTTGCCACACCtataaatcatattaaaaacATAGTTAAAAAGCAAAAGAGATTTCTATAAAAGTCGTGAACATAAGAATCAAATCATATTTACCGACATAAGTTGTAAAAACAATAACAGAGCAATAACAGAGAAGTTTTGCATTCAGCAACCAATCATTAGAATGCATTACAGAACAAATATTCATAACAGGAATAAACAAAATGGTCAATAAAGGCAACCATCAGAAACATCTCAGGGCTTTCTATATGCCATAACTATGTTGCATGGAAACTTTGAGAAAGTAGcatttcaccatttcagaaacGTTTCGTCTCTGAAACTCACCCGAAACTCATTCGGAAATGTTTCCATGTCGTTTCCTAATCAAAAGTTTCCAGCCATTTCCTGattaatataaattcaaaaactcatttccttggttaaaaaaaaaaataaaaaaaaaaagaagtttccagcccaaattttaaaaaatcatgggtcaatttcaatatttagaaaatgaaataaaatccTATAAATATTCACATTTTTGGCATTGACACTTCCCATTTCCTCTCTTCGATATGCTTTGGTCATTTACTTCAAGGTTTCAAGGTTAccaagggagaaaaaaaaaacatttaaaaaaaaaaaaaaattgatgctCTTCTCTGCcgattggaaaaggaaaagccaGACTCATCTCGGCCAGCGACCTCAGTCTAGCAATGGGAGCAACGAGCAGCAAAGCCAACAGTGAGTCCAACCTTCAAGACAAAGTGCAATTCATCGAGTGTCAACAAGCAGGGGTGAAGAAAATGGAATCTCCGATTTACTCCTTTTTGCTTTTGAGTTCGTATCTTCATTTTTTGCTCCATCTTCATTTATTCTTCTTTCCTTCAAGTCTTTATTTTTCACTTTCCCCTTTTTAATGGTTGTTTCACTCAAAACTACATCGTTTTTAGAGAAACAAccctatttataataataataacaataataataataataataataagtggcaAAGTTGGTCATTTGTTCGACTAGCCTGCCAAGTAGTTAAACATTcgaataaaatgacaattaaagcTAAAATCAACTCGTTTTAGCCACCTAGGCCAAGTTTTACAACATTGGTTCTTATGCTACAATTGGGGAGAAGATGAAACATCAGGACCATCTGaaacttctcaaaaatcatCTATTTTGATAAGAGCTTTAAAAAGGAGCATgttgaaaaaaatttcaacatgTTTGGCTTAATACATATTTACAGTTCTTTTTGGCATAGATAAGTTGTTTGGATActtaactattataattttttctatcAATGATTATCAAAGTTACAATTAAGCGCTAGCATTTATTAAGTTACCTTAGAagttaaaattgtttatatataggAAATATTCGGAATTTTAGAAGTGTTATTAATGTGTCACTAAATTGTCCAGGCGTATTATATGCTATGTGATTATGTTTAAAGAAAGAGTTTATTAGAATTTTAGGATGTTGGCCTACAAGAGGTTTTTCCTTATATAGCTTTTCTCAATAATTCATGTTTGGCCCAGCTTATAGTTTCTTTGAGTAGATAGACTCCAAATAAATTGGGCTAACCATGTAATTAGGGTTATATTTGAGTCTCCTATAACCATGTGGGAACATAGTCACTTGATGCACATGCTTCAATGCAGATTTTTACCAAATGTAACATAAATCCGCATAAACCCAAAATAATGAAGGATGAAGTGAAAACTATCACGTTATCAATAACAATACATCACTAAGTCAAAATTATGAATAAGAACAATGTGCAGAATACAACACACTCACTAGCCAGCCCTTTAAAAATGGGGGCATATAATGTACCAAGTTCAAAAAAGACAGGTGAAAAAATTAACCATCAGTCCATCAATATTGATTTTCCATCTCTCCCATAAACCATACAAAATGGCtttattataaattgaatcTCTAAAATTTGTTTATCAGGGAAAGAAGAGAAGAGTGTCAAACACAAGGCACGCAGAACATGGAAAATGGGGCAAAATTTATCATGGAATAGACTTTTCATATACTTGAAGATTGTGATAACATCCCAAAACAAGGATCCCTTGGCAGATAGTGGAAAACAATTTTCAGTAGTGTTTCTGAGATTTGAAAGAGAAAAACTTTCTTACATGGGACAAGGCCAATCATTTGGACCAAAGAGACCGGGAGGACCACCAACTGCACGACCAGGGGCACCAGGGTCATTGTTACCACGGCCCCTACCACGCCCACCAGACCCAGCACTACCGCCAGAAACACCAACAGGTCGAGCAGTTCCACAACGGTTGCAAACACCACGGAATGCAAAGTTCACATTAGAGCAGCTGCACCAATGcaaattataacaaattcagtTGCACAAAAATATCTGAGGTGCCAAAACAAAAACCGCATCAAAAAGCAAGAAAGAGTTTCTCACCAATAACTGCATCACAGACCTTGTATTTGGACACATCCAGTCCCCTTCTTGTTGCCATCCCTTCCCGGAAGAATCTCCCCTGCCTCTACCACGTCCACCCGCTCCATTTATATCCCTAGAACCTTCTTCCAGGCCAGCAAATCCACTATCCAGATTGGTGTCTCCAGCATGACTACCTGAGTTATACGAGGGCTCATCTTTGCTCTTTGACTCTGCAATAAAGACTCCAATAATTGACCCATGAAAATCCTTGTTGTTGAACCAATCAACAGCAGCTAATGCTGCATGTGGGTCCTCATATGTGACCGTTGCATCCCCCTTGGGCTCATTTGTTACTTTGTCATGGTATAACCATATCTTGGGTCGGCCAGTTCGTTTGTCCTTCTATAGTGtacataatcataaaaatcaTTTAGAAACCACAACCAACAAAAAATCGCACACACAAACATgcatacaaaacaaaaatactcataatttgAAGTGCACAACAAAAGGAGGAGAGAAACTTGGGGGAAGGAGTATAGGAGAAgaaatactcatgattcttaAAAGAAGAAAGCTCTACAGGAGTAACTTCAAGCAATACCTGATTGCAACTCATACCTTTAGCACCCCAATTGTGCCAAAA contains these protein-coding regions:
- the LOC116016842 gene encoding transcription initiation factor TFIID subunit 15 isoform X2 — translated: MSCNQKDKRTGRPKIWLYHDKVTNEPKGDATVTYEDPHAALAAVDWFNNKDFHGSIIGVFIAESKSKDEPSYNSGSHAGDTNLDSGFAGLEEGSRDINGAGGRGRGRGDSSGKGWQQEGDWMCPNTSCSNVNFAFRGVCNRCGTARPVGVSGGSAGSGGRGRGRGNNDPGAPGRAVGGPPGLFGPNDWPCPMCGNINWAKRLKCNICNTNKPGHNEGGVRGGRGGGYKELDEEELEETKRRRREAEEDDGEMYDEFGNLKKKFRAKAQQAEAAQSLPGVGRAGWEVEELGMSDRDRKERSRDRGRDRDERERHRSRSRDRDRGRDRDRSYDYDRDRDYGRERDRDRDRNRYR
- the LOC116016842 gene encoding transcription initiation factor TFIID subunit 15 isoform X1, which encodes MASYSAKGVPTNGSVYVCNLPPGTNEDMLAEFFGTIGVLKKDKRTGRPKIWLYHDKVTNEPKGDATVTYEDPHAALAAVDWFNNKDFHGSIIGVFIAESKSKDEPSYNSGSHAGDTNLDSGFAGLEEGSRDINGAGGRGRGRGDSSGKGWQQEGDWMCPNTSCSNVNFAFRGVCNRCGTARPVGVSGGSAGSGGRGRGRGNNDPGAPGRAVGGPPGLFGPNDWPCPMCGNINWAKRLKCNICNTNKPGHNEGGVRGGRGGGYKELDEEELEETKRRRREAEEDDGEMYDEFGNLKKKFRAKAQQAEAAQSLPGVGRAGWEVEELGMSDRDRKERSRDRGRDRDERERHRSRSRDRDRGRDRDRSYDYDRDRDYGRERDRDRDRNRYR